In Cupriavidus taiwanensis, the following are encoded in one genomic region:
- a CDS encoding peptidase M29, whose translation MLIEQIEHRWLAAFRRTLELCALRHGDVVGIVTESQSRPVNVALAELAAQSLGATPVRIQVPTPALSAPAPVRSTGASDALQNLAPVVAALSRCQLVLDCTVEGLLHAPELPLILRGADGVVPRMLMVSNENPEILERCQPDPSLEATVRAAMKRLRGAREMRVHSAAGTELRIGLAEARVGGVWGFCNKPGQVSHWPGGLCLAFPAGRQVNGTLVLAPGDVNLTFKTYLRDTVVCHIEDDYIVGVEGQGVDADMMRGYYQAWADREGTRDAYAVSHVGWGLNRTARWDAMTFYDKRDCNGTELRAFAGNFLFSTGANEVAGRHTLGHFDLPLRNCTVSLDGRNEVDAGQLTEVPA comes from the coding sequence ATGCTCATCGAGCAGATCGAACACCGCTGGCTGGCGGCGTTCCGCCGCACGCTGGAACTCTGTGCCCTGCGGCACGGGGATGTCGTCGGAATTGTAACGGAGTCGCAATCCCGCCCTGTCAACGTGGCCTTGGCCGAACTGGCCGCGCAGTCGCTGGGCGCCACGCCGGTGCGGATCCAGGTGCCGACCCCCGCACTCAGCGCGCCGGCCCCGGTGCGTTCGACCGGCGCCAGCGATGCGCTGCAGAACCTCGCCCCGGTGGTCGCCGCGCTGAGCCGCTGCCAGCTGGTGCTCGACTGCACCGTCGAAGGCCTGCTGCATGCCCCTGAGCTGCCGCTGATCCTGCGCGGCGCCGACGGCGTGGTGCCGCGCATGCTGATGGTCAGCAACGAAAACCCCGAGATCCTGGAGCGCTGCCAGCCCGACCCGTCGCTGGAGGCCACCGTGCGCGCGGCGATGAAGCGCCTGCGCGGCGCGCGCGAGATGCGCGTGCATTCCGCCGCCGGCACCGAGCTGCGCATCGGCCTGGCCGAGGCGCGCGTGGGCGGCGTCTGGGGCTTCTGCAACAAGCCCGGCCAGGTCTCGCACTGGCCCGGCGGGCTGTGCCTGGCGTTCCCGGCCGGGCGCCAGGTCAACGGCACGCTGGTGCTGGCGCCGGGCGACGTCAACCTGACCTTCAAGACCTACCTGCGCGATACCGTGGTCTGCCATATCGAGGACGACTATATCGTCGGCGTCGAGGGGCAGGGCGTCGACGCCGACATGATGCGCGGCTACTACCAGGCCTGGGCCGACCGCGAAGGCACGCGCGACGCCTACGCGGTCTCGCATGTGGGCTGGGGCCTGAACCGGACGGCGCGCTGGGACGCGATGACGTTCTACGACAAGCGCGACTGCAACGGCACCGAGCTGCGCGCGTTCGCCGGCAACTTCCTGTTTTCCACCGGCGCCAACGAGGTGGCCGGGCGCCATACGCTGGGCCATTTCGACCTGCCGCTGCGCAACTGCACGGTCTCTCTCGACGGCCGCAATGAAGTCGACGCGGGCCAGCTGACGGAGGTGCCGGCATGA
- a CDS encoding flavin reductase family protein, with translation MGMPEAQPRIANVAAAPDFDAQHFRRTLSQFATGVTVITTRASAESIAAGAPPFIGITASSFNSVSLEPPLVLWSMATRANSLPMFRDGSHYIINVLSASQLDLCQRFATLKGDRFAGVDYRLSATGLPILSNALAWFECHNRSRYDEGDHVIFVGEVERCGVLDGRDGPLVFQGGQFTTTAPLDL, from the coding sequence ATGGGCATGCCTGAGGCCCAGCCACGGATCGCCAACGTCGCCGCCGCGCCGGACTTCGATGCGCAGCATTTCCGCCGCACGCTGTCGCAGTTCGCGACCGGCGTGACGGTGATCACCACGCGCGCCAGCGCCGAATCCATCGCCGCCGGCGCGCCGCCGTTCATCGGCATCACAGCCAGTTCGTTCAACTCGGTGTCGCTGGAGCCGCCGCTGGTGCTGTGGAGCATGGCCACGCGCGCCAACAGCCTGCCGATGTTCCGCGACGGCAGCCACTACATCATCAACGTGCTGTCGGCCTCGCAGCTGGACCTGTGCCAGCGCTTCGCCACGCTCAAGGGCGACCGCTTCGCCGGCGTCGACTACCGGCTCTCGGCCACCGGCCTGCCGATCCTGTCGAACGCGCTGGCCTGGTTCGAATGCCACAACCGCAGCCGCTACGACGAGGGCGACCACGTGATCTTTGTCGGCGAAGTCGAGCGCTGCGGCGTGCTCGATGGCAGGGACGGCCCGCTGGTGTTCCAGGGCGGCCAGTTCACCACCACCGCCCCGCTCGATCTGTGA
- a CDS encoding MarR family winged helix-turn-helix transcriptional regulator, producing MADLPADPYPAPQPFVDGYLAYLLARASHLISGEFHREVEASGLSVQEWRVLATLADRPDCTIGALAEITLTKQPTLTKLVDRMAQDGLVRRRPGKTDRRHALISITPRGLAVARPLLERAAQHERAVLDDFGVRQGAQLKETLRQLIALHTPPR from the coding sequence ATGGCGGACCTGCCGGCTGACCCCTACCCCGCGCCCCAGCCTTTCGTCGACGGCTACCTGGCCTACCTGCTGGCGCGCGCCAGCCATCTGATCTCGGGCGAATTCCATCGCGAGGTCGAGGCCAGCGGCCTGTCGGTGCAGGAATGGCGCGTGCTGGCCACGCTGGCCGATCGGCCCGACTGCACCATCGGCGCGCTGGCGGAAATCACGCTGACCAAGCAGCCCACGCTGACCAAGCTGGTCGACCGCATGGCGCAGGACGGCCTGGTCCGGCGCCGCCCCGGCAAGACCGACCGCCGCCACGCGCTGATCTCGATCACGCCGCGCGGCCTCGCCGTGGCGCGGCCGCTGCTGGAGCGTGCCGCGCAGCACGAGCGCGCCGTGCTGGATGACTTCGGCGTGCGCCAGGGCGCGCAGCTGAAGGAAACGCTGCGCCAGCTGATCGCGCTGCATACGCCGCCGCGCTAG
- a CDS encoding Lrp/AsnC family transcriptional regulator → MNLDPTDLRILTCLQQNGRISNQDLADRVALSPSACLRRVRLLEESGVIGGYRAWFDAEQLGLELEAIVQVSMRHDVEGWHDTFIAAVQAWPEVLSAYIITGDSNYILRVQARNLKHYSDFIVNRLYRTPGVMDIRSNIVLQRIKVDSSPLAILKSDAAGTADA, encoded by the coding sequence ATGAACCTCGACCCTACCGATCTGCGCATCCTGACCTGTCTGCAACAGAACGGCCGCATCAGCAACCAGGACCTGGCCGACCGCGTGGCGCTGTCGCCGTCGGCGTGCCTGCGCCGGGTGCGGCTGCTGGAAGAGTCAGGGGTGATCGGCGGCTATCGGGCGTGGTTCGACGCCGAGCAGCTGGGGCTGGAGCTGGAGGCGATCGTGCAGGTGTCGATGCGCCATGACGTGGAGGGCTGGCACGACACCTTCATCGCCGCGGTGCAGGCGTGGCCGGAAGTGCTGTCGGCATACATCATCACCGGCGACAGCAACTACATCCTGCGCGTGCAGGCGCGCAACCTGAAGCACTACTCGGACTTCATCGTGAACCGTCTGTACCGCACCCCGGGCGTGATGGATATCCGCTCGAATATCGTGCTGCAGCGGATCAAGGTGGACAGTTCGCCGCTGGCGATCCTGAAGTCGGACGCGGCGGGTACGGCGGACGCCTAG
- the kynB gene encoding arylformamidase: MTAPNPDPRRLWDISPPLSPATPVWPGDTPFQQQPAWQIDAHCPVNVGRITLSPHTGAHADAPLHYAADGAPIGAVPLAPYLGVCRVIHCLGAAPLVQPHHIEHALAGLPPRVLLRTYRQAPLAQWDPAFCAVAPDTIALLAAHGVQLVGIDTPSLDPQDSKTMDAHHAVRRHGLAILEGIVLDQVDAGDYELIALPLRFAALDASPVRAVLRSLD; the protein is encoded by the coding sequence ATGACCGCCCCCAATCCCGACCCGCGCCGGCTGTGGGACATCAGCCCGCCGCTGTCGCCCGCCACGCCGGTCTGGCCCGGCGATACGCCGTTCCAGCAGCAGCCGGCCTGGCAGATCGACGCGCATTGCCCGGTCAATGTCGGCCGCATCACGCTGTCGCCGCACACCGGCGCGCATGCGGACGCGCCGCTGCACTACGCCGCCGACGGCGCGCCGATCGGCGCCGTGCCGCTGGCGCCCTACCTGGGCGTCTGCCGGGTGATCCACTGCCTCGGCGCCGCGCCGCTGGTGCAGCCGCACCACATCGAGCACGCGCTCGCTGGCCTGCCGCCGCGGGTGCTGCTGCGCACCTACCGGCAGGCGCCGCTGGCGCAGTGGGACCCGGCCTTCTGCGCGGTAGCGCCCGACACCATCGCGCTGCTGGCCGCGCACGGCGTGCAGCTGGTCGGCATCGACACGCCGTCGCTCGATCCGCAGGACTCCAAGACCATGGACGCGCACCACGCCGTGCGCCGCCATGGCCTGGCGATCCTGGAAGGCATCGTGCTGGACCAGGTCGATGCCGGCGACTATGAGCTGATCGCGCTGCCGCTGCGCTTTGCCGCGCTGGATGCCAGCCCGGTGCGAGCGGTGCTGCGCAGCCTCGACTGA
- the kynU gene encoding kynureninase: MTTIDREHCIRLDQQDPLRPLRDQFALPEGVIYLDGNSLGARPRAAAARAAQVVAEEWGDGLIRSWNTAGWFELPQRLGNKLAPLVGAGPDEVVVTDTTSINLFKVLAAALRVQQTRDPARKVIVSESSNFPTDLYIAQGLADLLQQGYSLRLVNSPAEIDAAVGADTAVLMLTHVNYKTGEMLDMAGLTELAHARGALTVWDLCHSAGAVPVELKAAGADYAIGCTYKYLNGGPGSPAFVWVAPALRDAFWQPLSGWWGHAAPFAMDPQYRPVDGVRRFLCGTQPVTSLAMVECGLDVFAQTDMQALRAKSLQLTDLFIQLVEARCGHHPLALVTPREHARRGSQVSLEHPDGYALVQALIERGVIGDYREPRIARFGFTPLYTSFAEVWDAVEILRDVLDSGAYRDARFQTRGQVT, from the coding sequence ATGACGACCATTGACCGCGAGCACTGTATCCGGCTCGACCAGCAAGACCCGCTGCGCCCGCTGCGCGATCAGTTCGCGCTGCCTGAGGGCGTGATCTACCTCGACGGCAATTCGCTCGGCGCCCGCCCGCGCGCCGCCGCCGCGCGCGCCGCCCAGGTGGTGGCCGAGGAATGGGGCGACGGCCTGATCCGCAGCTGGAACACCGCCGGCTGGTTCGAGCTGCCGCAGCGCCTGGGCAACAAGCTGGCGCCGCTGGTGGGCGCGGGCCCCGATGAAGTGGTGGTCACCGACACCACCTCGATCAACCTGTTCAAGGTGCTGGCCGCGGCGCTGCGCGTGCAGCAGACGCGCGACCCGGCGCGCAAGGTGATCGTCTCCGAGTCCAGCAACTTCCCCACCGACCTGTATATCGCCCAGGGCCTGGCCGACCTGCTGCAGCAAGGCTATTCACTGCGGCTGGTGAACTCGCCGGCCGAGATCGACGCCGCGGTCGGCGCCGATACCGCGGTGCTGATGCTGACCCATGTCAACTACAAGACCGGCGAGATGCTCGACATGGCCGGGCTGACCGAACTGGCCCACGCCCGCGGCGCGCTGACGGTATGGGACCTGTGCCATTCGGCCGGCGCCGTGCCGGTCGAGCTGAAGGCGGCCGGCGCCGACTACGCCATCGGCTGCACTTACAAGTACCTGAACGGCGGCCCGGGCTCGCCCGCCTTCGTCTGGGTCGCGCCGGCGCTGCGCGACGCCTTCTGGCAGCCGCTGTCGGGCTGGTGGGGCCATGCCGCGCCGTTCGCGATGGATCCGCAATACCGTCCGGTCGACGGCGTGCGCCGCTTCCTGTGCGGCACGCAGCCGGTCACGTCGCTGGCAATGGTCGAATGCGGGCTGGACGTGTTCGCGCAGACCGACATGCAGGCGCTGCGCGCCAAGTCGCTGCAGCTGACCGACCTGTTCATCCAGCTGGTCGAAGCGCGCTGCGGCCACCACCCGCTGGCGCTGGTGACGCCGCGAGAGCACGCGCGCCGCGGCAGCCAGGTCAGCCTGGAGCACCCCGACGGCTATGCCCTGGTGCAGGCGCTGATCGAGCGCGGCGTCATCGGCGATTACCGCGAGCCGCGCATCGCCCGCTTCGGCTTCACGCCGCTCTACACCAGCTTCGCCGAGGTGTGGGATGCTGTGGAAATCCTGCGCGACGTGCTGGACAGCGGCGCCTATCGCGACGCGCGTTTCCAGACGCGCGGCCAGGTGACCTGA
- the kynA gene encoding tryptophan 2,3-dioxygenase: MSEFKGCPFSGAAPANPPQGDSWHGAQMDFARDMSYGDYLGLDQILSAQHPLSPDHNEMLFIVQHQTTELWMKLMLHELRAARESVKADSLPPAFKMLTRVSRIMDQLVQAWNVLATMTPPEYSAMRPYLGMSSGFQSYQYREIEFILGNKNAAMLRPHAHRPEHLALVEAALKTPSLYDEAIRLMARRGFAIDADCVERDWTQPTAYNASVEAAWLEVYRNPGAHWELYELGEKFVDLEDAFRQWRFRHVTTVERVIGFKRGTGGTEGVSYLRKMLDVVLFPELWKLRTDL, translated from the coding sequence ATGAGTGAATTCAAGGGATGCCCCTTCTCCGGCGCGGCGCCGGCAAACCCGCCGCAAGGCGATAGCTGGCACGGCGCGCAGATGGATTTCGCCAGGGACATGAGCTATGGCGACTACCTCGGCCTGGACCAGATCCTGAGCGCGCAGCATCCGCTGTCGCCGGACCACAACGAGATGCTGTTTATCGTGCAGCACCAGACCACCGAGCTGTGGATGAAGCTGATGCTGCACGAGCTGCGCGCCGCGCGCGAGTCGGTCAAGGCCGACAGCCTGCCGCCGGCGTTCAAGATGCTGACCCGCGTGTCGCGCATCATGGACCAGCTGGTGCAGGCGTGGAACGTGCTGGCCACCATGACGCCGCCGGAGTACTCGGCGATGCGGCCCTACCTGGGCATGTCGTCGGGCTTCCAGTCGTACCAGTACCGCGAGATCGAGTTCATCCTCGGCAACAAGAACGCCGCCATGCTCAGGCCGCATGCGCACCGGCCCGAGCACCTGGCGCTGGTCGAGGCCGCGCTGAAGACGCCGTCGCTGTACGACGAGGCGATCCGGCTGATGGCGCGGCGCGGCTTTGCCATCGATGCGGATTGCGTCGAGCGCGACTGGACCCAGCCGACCGCGTACAACGCGTCGGTCGAGGCGGCGTGGCTGGAGGTCTATCGCAACCCCGGCGCGCACTGGGAACTCTATGAGCTGGGCGAGAAGTTCGTCGACCTCGAAGACGCGTTCCGGCAATGGCGCTTCCGCCATGTGACCACGGTCGAGCGCGTGATCGGCTTCAAGCGCGGCACCGGCGGCACCGAAGGCGTCAGCTATCTGCGCAAGATGCTGGACGTGGTGCTGTTCCCGGAACTGTGGAAGTTGCGCACCGACCTTTGA
- a CDS encoding IclR family transcriptional regulator, protein MANPNPDPSLSEVPATSASAPAPVRDSDPNFVTALARGLELLRCFRTGEAMLGNQEFVRRTGFPKATVSRLAGTLVQLGYLRYDDSLGKYALDAGVLALGYAYLSASDVVSLARPHMLAFAQSYGVSVSLGKRERMEVIYLESIRNDAGVMLGLGVGSRLSLVSSSMGRAYLAALPAARRERVMAEFSQAFPEQWKQQEAATRAALAEAQQRGYAASFRDWHPAIHACAVAFRPVGEKELHMLSCSASYGAVDEAVFHQTLAPALRALAARLSEPAG, encoded by the coding sequence TTGGCCAACCCGAACCCCGATCCGTCACTTTCCGAAGTCCCTGCCACATCGGCATCCGCCCCTGCACCCGTGCGCGACAGCGACCCGAACTTCGTCACCGCGCTGGCGCGCGGGCTGGAGCTGCTGCGCTGCTTCCGCACCGGCGAGGCGATGCTGGGCAACCAGGAGTTCGTGCGCCGCACCGGCTTCCCCAAGGCCACGGTGAGCCGGCTGGCGGGCACGCTGGTGCAGCTGGGCTACCTGCGCTATGACGACAGCCTGGGCAAGTACGCGCTCGATGCCGGGGTGCTGGCGCTGGGCTATGCCTACCTGTCGGCGTCGGACGTGGTGTCGCTGGCGCGCCCGCACATGCTGGCCTTCGCGCAGTCGTACGGGGTCTCGGTGTCGCTGGGCAAGCGCGAGCGCATGGAGGTGATCTACCTGGAGTCGATCCGCAACGACGCCGGCGTGATGCTGGGGCTGGGGGTCGGCTCGCGGCTGTCGCTGGTGTCCAGCTCGATGGGGCGGGCCTACCTGGCGGCCTTGCCGGCGGCGCGGCGCGAGCGCGTGATGGCCGAGTTCAGCCAGGCCTTCCCGGAACAATGGAAGCAGCAGGAGGCCGCCACCCGCGCCGCGCTGGCCGAGGCGCAGCAGCGCGGCTATGCGGCGTCGTTCCGCGACTGGCATCCGGCCATCCATGCCTGCGCGGTGGCGTTCCGGCCGGTGGGGGAGAAGGAGCTGCACATGCTGAGCTGCAGTGCGTCTTATGGCGCGGTGGACGAGGCGGTGTTCCACCAGACCCTGGCGCCGGCGCTGCGGGCACTGGCGGCAAGGTTGTCCGAGCCGGCGGGCTGA
- a CDS encoding acyl-CoA dehydrogenase, producing the protein MAANAEFHWADPLLLDQQLSADERMVRDAAAAYCQDKLMPRVLQSFRNEKTDVEIFREMGELGLLGPTIPEQYGGPGLNYVSYGLIAREVERVDSGYRSMMSVQSSLVMVPIYEFGTEAQKQKYLPKLATGEWIGCFGLTEPNHGSDPGSMVTRAKKVEGGYELTGAKMWITNSPIADVFVVWAKLQGEDGKEDIRGFILEKGWKGLSAPAIHGKVGLRTSITGEIVLDQVFVPEENIMPGVKGLKGPFTCLNSARYGIAWGALGAAEFCWHTARQYTLDRKQFGRPLAQTQLVQKKLADMQTEITLGLQGCLRLGRMKDEGTAAVEITSIMKRNSCGKSLDIARVARDMLGGNGISDEFGVIRHVVNLEVVNTYEGTHDIHALILGRAQTGLQAFF; encoded by the coding sequence ATGGCTGCCAACGCCGAATTCCACTGGGCCGACCCCCTGCTGCTGGACCAGCAACTGAGCGCCGACGAGCGCATGGTGCGCGACGCCGCCGCGGCGTACTGCCAGGACAAGCTGATGCCGCGCGTGCTGCAGTCGTTCCGCAACGAGAAGACCGACGTCGAGATCTTCCGCGAGATGGGCGAGCTGGGTCTGCTCGGCCCGACCATCCCCGAGCAATACGGCGGCCCCGGCCTGAACTACGTCAGCTACGGCCTGATCGCGCGCGAAGTCGAGCGCGTCGATTCGGGCTACCGCTCGATGATGAGCGTGCAGTCGTCGCTGGTGATGGTCCCCATCTACGAATTCGGCACCGAGGCGCAGAAGCAGAAGTACCTGCCCAAGCTGGCCACCGGCGAATGGATCGGCTGCTTCGGCCTGACCGAGCCGAACCACGGCTCCGACCCGGGCTCGATGGTGACCCGCGCCAAGAAGGTTGAAGGCGGCTACGAGCTGACCGGCGCCAAGATGTGGATCACCAACTCGCCGATCGCCGACGTGTTCGTGGTCTGGGCCAAGCTGCAGGGCGAGGACGGCAAGGAAGACATCCGCGGCTTCATCCTGGAAAAGGGCTGGAAGGGCCTGAGCGCCCCCGCCATCCACGGCAAGGTCGGCCTGCGCACGTCGATCACCGGCGAGATCGTGCTCGACCAGGTGTTCGTGCCGGAAGAAAACATCATGCCGGGCGTGAAGGGCCTGAAGGGTCCGTTCACCTGCCTGAACTCGGCCCGCTACGGCATCGCCTGGGGCGCGCTGGGCGCCGCCGAATTCTGCTGGCACACCGCGCGCCAGTACACGCTGGACCGCAAGCAGTTCGGCCGCCCGCTGGCGCAGACGCAGCTGGTGCAGAAGAAGCTGGCCGACATGCAGACCGAGATCACGCTGGGCCTGCAGGGCTGCCTGCGCCTGGGCCGCATGAAGGACGAAGGCACCGCGGCGGTGGAAATTACCTCGATCATGAAGCGCAACTCGTGCGGCAAGTCGCTCGACATCGCCCGCGTGGCGCGCGACATGCTGGGCGGCAACGGCATCTCGGACGAGTTCGGCGTGATCCGCCATGTGGTGAACCTGGAGGTGGTCAACACCTACGAAGGCACCCATGACATCCACGCGCTGATCCTGGGCCGCGCCCAGACCGGCCTGCAGGCCTTCTTCTGA
- a CDS encoding DUF883 family protein: protein MSESAQTEPTARKQEKLMSDVKTVLSDAEELLKQAASTTGEKAAELRERGMGLLKQAKEKAQDLQDAVVTKSKAAARATDDYVHDHPWRAVGVAAGVGLLIGLLLNRK, encoded by the coding sequence ATGTCAGAATCCGCACAAACCGAACCAACCGCCCGCAAACAGGAGAAACTGATGAGCGATGTCAAGACCGTGCTGTCCGACGCCGAGGAACTGCTGAAGCAAGCCGCCTCGACCACCGGGGAAAAGGCCGCCGAACTGCGCGAGCGTGGCATGGGCCTGCTCAAGCAAGCCAAGGAAAAGGCCCAGGACCTGCAAGATGCCGTCGTCACCAAGAGCAAGGCCGCCGCGCGCGCCACCGACGACTACGTGCACGACCACCCGTGGCGCGCCGTGGGCGTGGCGGCCGGCGTGGGCCTGCTGATCGGTCTGCTGCTCAACCGCAAGTAA
- a CDS encoding phage holin family protein produces MSESTPSPKFLDAVRNLAGSLVAMVQTRLELASVELAEERTRLLKVALLALFGLAFFGLGLVTLTALIAILFWDTYRWQALGALTVLYLVLCAICLAYARNVLRNAPPMLEATLAEIDKDREILRR; encoded by the coding sequence ATGAGCGAATCCACCCCTTCCCCAAAGTTCCTCGACGCCGTGCGCAACCTGGCCGGCTCGCTGGTGGCGATGGTGCAGACGCGCCTGGAGCTAGCCAGCGTGGAGTTGGCCGAGGAGCGCACGCGCTTGCTGAAGGTCGCCCTGCTGGCCTTGTTCGGGCTGGCGTTCTTCGGGCTGGGCCTGGTCACGCTGACCGCCCTGATCGCGATCCTGTTCTGGGACACCTACCGCTGGCAGGCGCTGGGCGCGCTGACGGTGCTCTACCTGGTGCTGTGCGCCATCTGCCTGGCGTACGCCCGCAACGTGCTGCGCAACGCGCCGCCGATGCTGGAGGCCACGCTCGCCGAAATCGACAAAGACCGGGAGATCCTGCGCAGATGA
- a CDS encoding DUF3318 domain-containing protein has translation MSTLDPDDSTPGRERGEYPRAPRFTQEVRLPLAVRKELLLTRAALERHDCLQALRAVRGGVHRLGSVSAWLPRIARPGSWMKVVGLTKDYPMLSTAVTLALPLLKRAPMLRWTWKLSKLGLLAGAGYWAYNTWREAKGQAVPPASVPTPAPAGTPPAADTGFRDPLIP, from the coding sequence ATGAGCACACTCGACCCTGACGACAGCACGCCCGGACGCGAACGCGGCGAGTACCCGCGCGCGCCCCGGTTCACGCAAGAGGTGCGCCTGCCGCTGGCGGTGCGCAAGGAACTGCTGCTGACCCGCGCCGCCCTCGAGCGCCACGATTGCCTGCAGGCGCTGCGCGCGGTGCGCGGCGGCGTGCACCGGCTGGGCAGCGTCAGCGCCTGGCTGCCGCGGATCGCGCGGCCGGGCTCGTGGATGAAGGTGGTCGGCCTGACCAAGGACTACCCGATGCTGAGCACCGCGGTGACGCTGGCGCTGCCCCTGCTCAAGCGCGCGCCGATGCTGCGCTGGACCTGGAAGCTGTCCAAGCTCGGCCTGCTGGCCGGCGCGGGCTACTGGGCCTACAACACCTGGCGCGAGGCCAAGGGCCAGGCAGTGCCGCCGGCAAGCGTGCCGACGCCGGCCCCGGCCGGCACCCCGCCCGCTGCCGACACCGGCTTCCGCGATCCGCTGATTCCCTGA